GCTTTAAATAGTTTGTCACATTAAAAAACCCTGAATTTATAAGTtatttagaattcagatgtgaatcTACAAGTTCCGATGCcttatttatggatttttaatAGCTGTCTCAATTTGTTGAGTTTTACACAttttgtattttgcattctgCTAGGAAGTACTTTCCTCCTGGTTTCCAAATTTATAATATTCTCAAGTCTATTTTAACCTTTCATTGGTTATTAAGACTTTTTCATTCCACATTAacttgctctctttctctctgctcaGATTCATGAAGCTTTACCTTTAACATCTTTTAAATGGACTTTTCCACTCtcagttttgttttctatttcattcactcaagtttttttgtgtttattttcccAAATCCCAGATTTATCTggcttatttgtttctttttttttctaatttaaggCGTGCTAAGATACTGGAACTTGAGTTGAAGAAAGAAAGTGCTTAAATCTGAGAAGACAGTGGAGAGCTGCGTGGGGACATCTGGCCTTATCCTTCCTGCTTTTCCAGTGACCGAATGAAAAAGGGCTGTGAGGTCCTCACCAGGGGAGAACCCTGGTGGAGAAAGGCACCCAAGGGCCCCATGTTTCCACCCTGGGTCCTGGCACATCTCTGACATGAGGGAAGTAGACAGGTATTACAAGTTCCTGCAGTTTGTTTCTGAGGAAGATGTACTGTGTGAGGGTGTCCTAATCTCTATGTCATAGGTGTGATTGTTAACTCATAGCTCTTACCCTCACTCATCTTGTTCATGCCAGACCTAGGAAACCAGAGAAATCAAGGCGATTAAACCATCTAAGACAAGCCATGGGGATTCGATTTTGTGTAAGAAACATGGCCAGATGTGCTAGGGAGTGGGAAGTGGGTAAGGAGTGGGTGGGAATCATGCTGGACTTTATAGGTCTTGGGAAATGAAGGCATTCTAAGGCAGGGGTGCCTTTGTTTGGCGTACAGAGAAATAGCAGTCTTAATTCAGCCATGCAGTTCTCCTTATATTCTCATTATATAGGTTGACGGCAATTTAATTCTAGTAGAAATAGAGGACTTTGAAGAAACAGTAGAATGGCAACAGATattgaaggagaaagaaaggaaaaaggtatGTAGAATCTCCATGTAGTTAAGAGAAATGCAGAACCTTAACATCTGTGTCCTGAGGGTGTGGGATTGTTTCCAAAAGAGTTGTCTCAATAAGGCTCAGttccctgttctctctctctcagcctgaGATCTCTAGGTCTGGGTGTAACCATGATATGAAGAGtgattattgaaaataaaagatatcaacaAAGTATGGGGCCAGGAAGTGAGAATGTGGGGTCTCTGAGATAGAGTAGAATATTCAAAATAGGAGAAGGCTGGGAGTAGATTACAGGGCGAGGGTGCTGAAAACCCACCAGAGTATCGATATACATTGTTGTGGCCAAGAGAAGTCAGCCACTGGTGGTTTGGGACTGGAATTAATGAGAATAACTAGTCAACACCACTATAGTCAACACCACTCTAAGGCTGACCCTCCCAAACTCAATGAGCTCTGAAGAGGTGGCATGTGACTAACAAAGTCCCTCCCTTCCCTAATGCTCCCTTGTCCTCACTGTTTTTACCTTGATCAATGCGCCTGTGAGGTAGTTGTAACTCTGAGGGCAAAGGTGACAAGTCCATAGTGACAGAAGCGAGTCACCTCCCTTATCTCCTGGGCCTACGTCAGGGTCCAGCTAACTCAGTTCCTGAACTCTCAGAAGAAGAACAGGTTAAATCAGGCCCCTTTCTGGAGGTTGGTATGGGACGTTCTCTGAGTGGCCCCTCTTATCTCTGCAtagaaaaaattgatgaaaagagaaaaggcagCCGTAGTGATCCAGGCCTGGTGGCGTGGGACCCTGGTGCGCCGGACACTGCTGCACGCGGCCCTCAGGGCCTGGATTATTCAGGGCTGGTGGAGGCTGATAATGGTGAAGCTCCTGGAGAAGAAACGGCGTGCGGCCCTGATTGCCTATGCAGAGAAGGAACGGGCGGTGGTCAAGCTGCAGTCTTTGGTCCGTATGTGGCGCATCCACTGGAGATACTGCCAGGTGCTCAAAGCCATCTACGTCATTCAGGGCCACTGGCAATGCCACACCTGCCAGACTTGTGCTTTCCTCCGGGGCCAATGTGTGGTCACAGCCACTCATATGCAGTTCCACATTGAGATCACCAACCCCTAAATGCTCATATCTTCTGTCCGCATTAAAGGTCTAACCTGGTCTGGTATGTCTCATGGGCTCCCCAATCCCCTGGGATTCTTGGGACTTAGGCTTTGCTATTTCCTCTATTCCCTGGAAAGGAGTTTCAGTGAGATTTGTCCCCTGTACCCATCGACCCTGCTCTGGACTGGCAATGGCCATATATTACTCACCCAAAACAAAACTGAGGCCCTGGTCTGCTCTGACATATGGCAGTGCCAGAGGTCCAAGTTCCAAGTCCTGGCTGCATCCCTGTGTTGCAACTGGGAGCTGTGAGACAGGTGGGATGCACCTCTCTCGGCACCTCTCATGTGAGAATGAATTCTGAGGTACTGCTCTGTCAGCCTGGGGCCTGAGGTCAGGTGGAGCTCTGAAATATCTCCCTTTCCTCTTTGGCAAGAACCTGGAATGAATTCCAACAATTGGCTGACTCTTCTGGGAGCAATGCAATGCAGCCACAGACAAAGGGGTAGAGGTTGACCTAAGTGGTGGGTGTGGCTGGGGATGTAGATGGGTAGGTGATGGCCCTGGGCACTAGTGAAAAACAGAAATTCGGGATACCTCAACTCTGTCTCCACAATTCTGTCATCAGAACTCCTCCCCTGAAAGGCTGTGTTACAAACAGGGCTCCCTCTGATATTACCCACACTCTTCTCTTATCTCTATTCTTGGTAAGTTTATCATTAGCCAAAATGCCTCCACTAATCTCCTTACTTCCCACCTTTAATAAAACTTTTCTGCTCTCCTTAGTCACTCACTCCCATGGTCATTGtcctagtctgctagctgccggaacgcaatttaccagaaacagaacggcttttaacaaggggaatttaataagttgctactttacagttctaaggcagagaaaatgtcccaattaaaacaagtctatagaaatgtccaatctaaggcagccagggaaagataccttggttcaagaaggccgaagaagttcatggtttctctctcaagtggaagggcacgtggcaaacacagtcagagtttctctcatctggaaaggtacatggtgaacatggtcagtgtTCCTCTtatccggaagggcacatggcaaaggcagcatcatctgctagcttcttctctcctggcttcctgtttcatgaagctccccaggaggcattttccttccttatctccaaagttctctggctggtggaccctgcttcttgtggctatcattctgctctgctctctttgaatctctctttctccaaaatgtttcctcttttataggattcccataaactaatccagacccacccaaacgggtggagatatgtcgtcacctaatccagtttaacaaccactcttgattaaatcagacCACCAGGATTTAatgatgatctaattatagtctcaaacatacagtactgagtagggattagaagaaacggctgcctttacaaaatgggattaggaataaaacatggcttttctagggtacatatatcatttcaaatcagcaaagTCATACTATGCAGTACTGttcaatagaactttctgtgatgatggaaatgttattTTTGGGGGTTGTTAATTTGGTGGTCACTAGACACACATGGCTGCAGAGCACTTGATATGTGGCTACTGTTACTATAGCTGCTAGTGGACAGTGTGGCTCTAGACCTCACTATTACCATTATTGTTCTATTGCCAAAATTCCTTTTTCTACTATTCCATTCTctgattccttctttctttctttccagtaaACCTTTCTAATATGTCCAATCAAATATTTCTTTGGATATGATGAGATTTTCCAATCTATTGCTCCTTCCAATTTTTTTTGACAACCATCACTCTTAACATACTCTTGCCTATTCTTTACCCAGTTCAGATTCCATATAATCATTCCCTTGCACAACTTTTCTGCCCTTGgatcttcctctctctcttggcAAAATGTGCAGTATCAACCTACCATCTTCCTACTCTCTGCCTGCAGAATAACCGAGCATGGCTGGAACAAAACAAGCAGCCATGATGCATGGTCTGAGATTATATTCATGAGTGCACACCTCAACTGGAAAATTTCCCCAGTGAATTTCTCTGGtatgttcccatttccatttccacctcctctccaaatgttcaacttcatttcttttccacttaAACTCAGCTGATGATGTCATCACACACTTAACTGAGGAAATAAGAGAAGACTAGACCCCCATATTCCCACCACCTCATTCTCTATTCCAGCTGCAGATGGACCACACTTGCTGCCTTCGTCCAGGTGAAATGAATGAAGGGTCTTTCCCACATTTAAGGCCAACCCTGCACTACCCTGCTGCCTTATCACAGTCTTTGACCCAGCATTCCTAATCCTCTATCCACATTATCAATATCAATCTCTTCCAACTTTAGAATTACTTCCTTGACCAATTCCTGTTTCAGATCTTTGCTCTTCCTCATAACAGAACATGCTGTCATTGTTCCCACTTCTGTTCCTCTAATTTTCTCCTCAATCTATTCCAATCACCCTGTCTCTCCCACTCCACTCAGACTACACTGATCAACATCACCAATATTCCAACTGGGCAAATCCAATGATCACATTTCTGTTCTTACCTCTGCTCTATAGAGTTGACTTTAGCCTCCTCAGAAAcgcattaagaaaaaaatcaagtaacaGAAATCACGTAATTTAATCCACAATCACATTAATATATCTTCACTAGAtgaggactgttctagtttgcaagctgctggaatgcgatataccagaaacaaaacagcttttaaaaaggggaatttattaagctgcaagtttacagctctaaggccatgaaaatgtccaaattaaggcaccaacaagaagttgccttcactcaagaaaggctgatggagttcagggtttctctctcagctggaagggcacatggcaacatctgc
This portion of the Tamandua tetradactyla isolate mTamTet1 chromosome 15, mTamTet1.pri, whole genome shotgun sequence genome encodes:
- the IQCF2 gene encoding IQ domain-containing protein F2, which encodes MGIRFCVDGNLILVEIEDFEETVEWQQILKEKERKKKKLMKREKAAVVIQAWWRGTLVRRTLLHAALRAWIIQGWWRLIMVKLLEKKRRAALIAYAEKERAVVKLQSLVRMWRIHWRYCQVLKAIYVIQGHWQCHTCQTCAFLRGQCVVTATHMQFHIEITNP